The Magnolia sinica isolate HGM2019 chromosome 3, MsV1, whole genome shotgun sequence genome includes the window acctaaaccttaacttataacctaaaacctaaacccaaacctaaacccgatcccgaacccaaacccgatttcctaaacctaaaccttaacctattctcaattccctaaagctataacctataacctaaacctaaacctataacctaaacctattctcaaatcccaaaacctatacttataacttagacctaaaccttaacctataacctaaacctatactcataccttaacctaaacttataaccttcacctaaacctattctcaaatcccttatacttataacctaaacctaaaccttaacctaaacctaaacctatacttataacttataacctaaacctaaacctataacccaacccttaacctataaccttaatcttaactccctaacctaaacttatacctattctcaattccttaaacctataacctagcctaatcttaaagctatttccATAAACTAACTCTAGtattttcattgtagagatggataagagttggatgcgagctaagaacaggtttggacCAGATTATAAacaggggttcaagagttcatagAATTTGCGTAAAATCGGACAGATTCAAGGAATatgattaggtgtccatgtcgaaaatgcaagaacatgatataaGACTTTAGCCAAAGTAGAGGACGATTTGTTTATAattgggattgaccagggttacacttggtggatccatcatggtgaagatatgacccatagagttgaggccactgaagtcAACGAAGACCCAATTGTACcaaatgacgaggatgaagacgttgacgaaatgcaaTATATCATAGGtgatgtgttcaggggaacagtTGTGGATACTGATTTTGTAGcgacaagcagtagccaagatattcctccaatgggtgatgtcgaattagaaaagtttagtaggttgttgagggatgcgcaacgtccattttatccggggtgtgagaacttctccaagttgaattttcttacaaagttacttcatttgaagacaataaatcattGGAGTAACAAGTCGTTCGACATTTTACTTGAGTTGTTAAAAGAAGCATTACCAAatggtgagacattgcctaagaCTCATTACGAGGTAAAATCCTTGATGTGAGACGCCTTGGTTACATCCTCATAGATGCATATATAAATGATTATTTATTCTATTAGAAAGAGCATGATAAGGTtgaagagtgtcaagaatgtggagagtctaggtggaagtatgatAAAGCCGGGTGTAAGAAAATCCTGCAAAaagtgttaaggtacttcccattgaaacgcagattgcaaagattgtttatgtctcgtaAGACGACTGAGgttatgaggtggcataaggagaaacctGTTCATGATGATAATACACTAAGGCACCTTGCAGACTCTAAAGcctggtaaaattttgacaagtaacatgactggtttgcagaggattctcgcaatgttcaaCTAGGTCTTGTAAGTGATGATTTTAATCCATttagtaatatgagtagctcgtacagtatgtggccagttgtacttatgccctacaatttacctccttggttgtgcaTGAAGGAGTTATTTTTCATGATGTcgttgcttattcctggacccaggtcacttgggaatgacattgatgtataTTTGTAACCGTTAGTAGATAAGTTAAACaggttgtggagtcaaggtgtagaaacgtatgacacatttgcaggacagacatttcgattgcatgcagtggtcttgtggacaataaatgactttcccgCGTATGGAAATTTAtctgggtggagcacgaagggcaagttagcttgtcctacatgtgatattgagacttgttcattgtcattgaagcatggtagaaaaacgtgttatatgggccatcgtcgtTTCCTTTcgagcgatcatagttggtgTAGGGAGACGATGATCTTTAATGCCAAACAAGATCATAAGCCACCCCCAAAAGAGCTATTtggagaagatgtgatacaacCACTGAGTAAGATTGGAGAAGTTAAATTTGGTAAGGCATTGCACTtaaagaagaggaaacgtacagtattggactataactggaggaagaagagtaTCTTTTTAAGTTACACTATTAGAGTGATTTAAAATtatgacacaacttggatgtcatgcatattgagaaaaaaatatgtgacaatgtcttcgaAACGttaatgaacatagagaagaaaataaaagacagtttcaatgctcgattggatctacaagaaatgggtttaaggaaagagttgcacttgcaaccacatgaaaattcgtatactatattagcagcctgctacacgttgacaaaactagagaaaaagcgtttatgtgaatggttgagatcggtgaagtttcccaATGGGTGTGCATCAAACATATCTCAGCGCGTAAATATTACGaactgtaaggtaacaggaatgaaaagttatgattgtcacgtccttctatAATGCCTACTGCCAGTTGCGATTCATGAATTCCTGAGCAAGGATGTCAGTGCGGCGCTGATTGAGttagggatattctttaaggatttatgCTCAAAATCGTTAAATATAAATGTTATTAAATGACTAGAGAGGGACATTAccgtaatcctttgcaaacttgaaagaatatttttacttacatttttcgatgtcatggtacacctagcgattcacttatcgcacgaggcgaagcttgcaagcccagtacaatatcgttggatgtatctgatcgaaaggtggtagaacctattaaaatttttattcatttcgtaaactacatatatccatgttttcatactcTTAACATAGtagttttgtgtacagataccttcacacactcaaACAATTTATGAGGAATAAGGCACGCCCGGAGGGATCCATagctgaagcgtacattgataatgagtgtctTACATTCTACTCCATGTATCTTTGTGGCATAGAGATTAGATTCAACCGAAAAGATCagaatgccgatgaagggcaggagcataaacaaggactcatatctatGTTTGCACATAACGTTCATCCTTTAGGATTcccgacgtttcaggatatggacctttgggatctagcaaaggcgaggtggtatgtgttgcataattgtgaagaaatagagtcgtacttagagtaagtcttcccttGATTATTGTTTtttctacatacgatgatcttaatgtttcttgctgataACATGCCATTTATGTGCAGCGAACacatagacgagatgaagtccaaattccccacaagttatgatcgaatgcatcaggatcagtttccagaatggttcgcaaaatgtgtaagatttcacattgtatcttaccacacttagaattttcaTTATATTGCATATTATTTGAACctaagaaaatccctaaacaattatattcggtacatgataatagatgaagatgttGCGTACGAGTAACTctgcggatgcgtctgatgcactaTACTCACTGGCGTGTGGCCCTAATAGacatgtatctagatatacaggttgtattgtaaacgagATTCAGTTCCACACCaaagaacgtgagaagtataggaccacacaaaatagtagggtggttgtgaagggaacgaatgaggaggatgaaattgactttttTGGCATTTTGACGGATATTATTGAGTTAAATTATTATATGAGAAAGTGGGTGTACTTATTaaaatgtgattggtgggacattggaaataagaagttgggactATAGACtaacaactactttacgagcgtaaatttatctcgaaAGTGGTTTAAGGATGACTCATTTGTCCTTGTCAGCCatgccgaacaagtattttacctcgctgacaccaagttaggtgactcttggcacgtggtgcagaaaataaagcccaggaatgTATTTAACGTTCCCGTACTAGAAGTTAAAGATAGCTAGGACGGGGAAAATGACACGTTTAAGATTGaataagcatatcaagaagacatgccatctggGGATACAGagactgattcaagtgttgatattaaTGTGGTGCGATTGGACAGAGACGATGTGCCACCTAATCATGTTGATGCCTTAATAGTACATGACAgtgttagagatgatagcggtttcattgaggGATCCATTGTAgacgatgaagagaaaatactgatcagcgatagtgagGTGAAGAAGAAATGGTCCTAAGTGATAGTAATACAGACgtcgattattaaatgtacacatgatttacatgttatttttcaattcgaatatgtatatttaatatagaatgataaTGTGTAATAGAATTTCCAagggttatagattaaagtttgcagttttattatattatgcttgcattatagtgtaatggtctaatcatattttaatcatctctctaagcataagtaCAAATGCAATATaccgtcaacactacttgtataatattttagtatattccaattgtattgacattgtttaaatttataagttcgtagctcgcaaatattcagtgatggcaccaggtgggagagcaCGTCATTCACGCACTGGATCTACCCTTTCTACCCGTGATGCGACGGAGCCAGCATcaccgtcacatgttgcatcgcaggcATCTGATCCCTCAGTCACGCATACACCGAGCACtacatgtaagtctagacatatatttcttttaatgacttctgtttatgtttagacttacatatttcttttgcaatagCGTCATTGATaagccgacgaggacgtggacccacgcgtgggttgcttttagagtgacttacgcgtgagggtagggtgacggtagagttcccacaggactgcattagacctgttgggaacaatgtCATGTTGTTTACGTCGAATGTCGGTGTCTTATGTCGATCTTTGATCCCCCCACCACCTCCCGTTAGGCAGACGTAACAGATGATGTGCGACAGCTCATCCGTCAGTGCCTTCAAGTAAAtattagtaaattaaattttattttataaaagttcatctACGGTTacgttattttcttaataagtttattgccttaatctattatttatgaaactgcaggataaatttgacttggatttgagtcttcCGCACATCTCTCTTGTCGTCGACGACAAGATCAAGGAGTGGTCCAAGGATTACCGTAATAAGTTACACCAGTGGTACAAGCGGTGCATGAGCCATGAGGAGGCCGCACAGTCCGCATCGCCGCACGTGACCCATGAGGATTGGTAgatactctgcgataggtttTCGTTTGATTTttttaggtaatatttacatatttacgatatcttaacgtaatatttaaattcataattaataaaaatatattatgaataatgtgttcaaaagaggagcaaaataaattctgataaCAGGAGAAAGTTAGAAGtaaaccacgtagctggttcaaagtcatttgtacgacttcatcacgacatggtaagaaattactagtaattattacgtttatatattctttccttgcatttatattaactataTTGTCCTTTCGATTGTGCAGTGAGATTCCctcactggccaggagcccggaccagtagacttgtacagagggactcactgtcggtaggcgacgggatcttgggtacatcctaaaGCCAGTGagatttgggtaaaaatccttacattgtaaaatttaattgcattaaattataataatgttatttattatgaaaattcatatttttcATTACAGGAAGAGATgaacaccttacgcagtcagcccactcccgatggtactcagctgAGTGAACCAGAGATActgagtcaggtgcttggcacccgttctagatatgtgcgtgggcttggccatggtgccaagttAATGACACCTGCTAGAGCTAcctccagccgatccatcgtcATTGGCGACAGCGTCGTACGCCGAACTGATAtcgcagagagagaggttcagcagctacgggTCGTCATCCATGACATCAGAGAGGAGCTAGACAGGCagaaggaggagcaggagaggaagatgatggaggaGCTGGACAGGTAGagagaggagcaggagaggaagatgatggaggaGTTGGCAAGgaagagggaggagcaggagaggaagatggaggagatgcgggtggagcatgagcgatggATCACGGAGATGTTTCATGCTCTTACTGCAtgcttacccaccgatgcccgaccacctccgccttcatctttgtgattttttgtattttttttattatgttaagcttatatatatttatgcatgaatgaatgtgatgtggataagattgtttgtgtttggttGAATGTAGTTcaggtttggatggatttactagtttgggtttagatggatgtgaatgtgaatatgatgaaatatattacataacaggtgtatatcaggatgaatatgatgaaatatattgtaacaggtgtatatcaggaattttatgcgaaattttgtgctggaatatttttttttaaaagagacttttacctacgaaacttttcgtaggtaaaagttctgtaaatatttttaacgacgaaaacTATTATCGCTAAAAGGTCTTATGTATTTTTTAGTGATagaaatattcgtcgctaaaagttttgtaataaattttagcgacgaaaactattGTCGCTAACAGATTTAGATGtattttttagtgacgaatattttcgtcgctaaaagttctgtgattatttttagcgatgaaaactatcgtcgctaaaagttttgtaataaatattagcgacgaaaactatcgtcgttaaaagttttgtaattattttttagcGACAATAACTATCATCGCTAAACtatttgtatatattttttagcgacgagaaTATTCGTCGCTACAAGTTTTTTAATTAGTTTTAGTGACGAAAACTATCATCGCTAAAAGGTTTAtgtattttttagcaacgaaactattcgtcgctaaaagttttgtaataagttttagcgacgaaaactattTGTCGCAAAcagtttttatgtattttttagcgacgaaaatattcatatCTAAAAGTTTTGTGCatatttttagcgacaaaaatattcgtcgctaaaagttttataataaatatttgcgatgaaaactatcgtcgctaaaagttgtgtaagtatttttacctatgaataaagtatttttagtgacgaaaaaaatcatcgctaaaaagcttgcctttACCAACGATACAAAATTTTCCTCGATAAAAACCTCTTACAtcagttttttagcgacgaatgtagcgacgaaaattttcatcggtaaaatgttttagctacaaaaatttgtcttttagcgacgaaaattttcgtcgctaaaggtgggatttcttgtagtgacactCTAAAGATGTTCTTGGCTCACTCCCTTGATTTAAATGATGACACAATTAGGGAGATAAATGCTTTGCTTGATTCTGCgcaggtacttgaagttaacccatggaggccacaatttgataAATTACCCCAAgttgatgtaatgcctctaccgtctagccttaaAGCACTGAAACTTAACCTAAAATCTTTGCTCACTGATCTCAAATATGTCTAtattaggtcaagatgagacattctcggtggtgatttcttcccaccctGAGAAAGAAcgagagagtatgcttatttctactctcattaagcataaaggagcccttagatggtcatttgcggaccttaagggaattgaccctttaatttttactcaccacattcatcttgaggataatgcaaaaaccttcTGACAACTACAGCGTCGattcaaatatgaaagaagtggttaaaagtgaggtacttaagttgttggatgtgagtATCATTTACCCTACatttgatagtcaatgggtgagtccaactcaggtggttcctaagaagtctggaattacCATCGTATCCAATGCTGACaataaactcgtgccaactaaagtcactactggttggagaaagtgcattgactacaggaagttaaagACTATCaaaaggaaggaccactttcctttacccttcattgatcataTTTTGGATAGGTTAGCCGGTCAttcttactactgcttccttgacgggtattcagggtacaatcaaatagagatagcccttgaagattaagaaaagatgacattcacatgcccctttggtacctttgcttaccgaaggatgccattcgggttGTGTAATGccccgccacttttcaacgatgccTGTTGAGTATATTCTCTGACATGGTGGTGCAATATTTAGAGgccttcatggacgacttctctgtctttagtccatccttcagcgaatgtttgaaaaatctttaaaatgtgttgaagtgatgtgaagaaaagaatttggtgctaaattgggagaaatgtcatttcatggtttccaagggaatagtgcttagacatataatttcatccaagggaattgaggtagacaaggtgaaaattgaccttatctttactctacctccacccaagaacatacgtgacatgcaatccttcttaggatatgccgaattttatagacgattccaTAAATGACTTTAGCCACCTCTCATGTCCTTTATGTAACCTCCTTCAAAAGGAttcaccatacgagtggactgagcaatgccaagaaactttcactaagctcaaggccaTGTTGACTATCgttcctatcatgtagccacccaattggagcatcccttttaaaaagagaagaatccCTGTGTAATTCACTATGCAAATAGAACTCCAAATTCTACCCAAGTAAATTACTCCACTATAGAGAAGGAaatcttagccatagtgttcgctttggataaatttacgtcctacttgatcgaattcaagatcatcatttacacggATCATGCGGCGTTggagtaccttctttctaagaatgatgctaagccctacttgataagatgaatccttcTACTTTAAGAGTTCGACATAGAAATACGAGAGAAAAAGGgtgtagagaacgtagtggctgaccatctctctaggcttaATCTTTCTGATTCCCTTAAACCAGCAccaataaatgacatgttccctgacgaacaattgcttaaactctcccaattaccttggtttgctgacattgcaaatttTCTAGCCATAAGTTTCACGCCGACATATTGTActacgtaagataagaaaaaattcttcgctgaggtacataagtttttctaagatgatccttatctatctaaatattgcccagaccaaattcgaAGGAAATGTGTGCGAgaaaatgaacatcagagtgtgatctccttttgtcacactcaggcttgtggtggtcacttttctgctaaaaagaccacgattaaaattctgcagtgtggcttttactggcccactatgttcaaagatactcatgagttttacaaagcttgtgagcgttatcAAAAATTTGGAGGATTGtctcattgaaatatgatgccactaaacccaattcttatcattgaagcatttgattattagGACATCAATTTCATGAGGTCATTCCCACAATCATttagta containing:
- the LOC131241473 gene encoding uncharacterized protein LOC131241473, giving the protein MNTLRSQPTPDGTQLSEPEILSQVLGTRSRYVRGLGHGAKLMTPARATSSRSIVIGDSVVRRTDIAEREVQQLRVVIHDIREELDRQKEEQERKMMEELDRKREEQERKMEEMRVEHERWITEMFHALTACLPTDARPPPPSSL